One Mycolicibacterium parafortuitum DNA segment encodes these proteins:
- a CDS encoding HpcH/HpaI aldolase/citrate lyase family protein, with amino-acid sequence MENRYRPRRTCLSVPGSSDKMIQKAKSLPADEVFLDLEDAVAPDAKVQARARVAEALAEPGWAGQLRGVRINDWTTPWTHADIIEVVSRAGASLDIVVLPKVTDVSHIHALDLLLTQLEATHGLPSGRIGIEAQIEDARGLTNIDAIASAPRVQALVLGPADLMASLNMRTLVVGEQPEGYDVGDAYHHILMRILVAARANGIAAIDGPFLKVRDVVAFRRVAGRSAALGYDGKWVLHPDQIEAGNELFSPRQEAYDHAELILEAYEWHTSQAGGLRGAVMLGDEMIDEASRKMALVIAGKGRAAGMQRTGERFTPPD; translated from the coding sequence GTGGAAAACCGGTATCGGCCCCGTCGGACGTGCCTGTCCGTGCCGGGCAGTAGCGACAAGATGATCCAGAAGGCCAAGAGCCTGCCCGCCGACGAGGTGTTCCTCGACCTCGAAGACGCCGTCGCCCCGGATGCGAAAGTGCAAGCGCGCGCACGGGTTGCGGAAGCCCTGGCCGAACCCGGATGGGCCGGTCAGCTGCGCGGGGTGCGGATCAACGACTGGACCACACCGTGGACCCACGCCGACATCATCGAGGTGGTGTCACGCGCGGGCGCGTCGCTGGACATCGTGGTGCTGCCCAAGGTGACCGACGTCTCACACATCCACGCGCTGGATCTGCTGCTGACCCAACTGGAGGCCACTCACGGTCTGCCGTCGGGGCGTATCGGGATCGAGGCGCAGATCGAGGACGCGCGCGGTCTGACCAACATCGACGCGATCGCGTCCGCTCCGCGGGTGCAGGCCCTGGTGCTCGGCCCGGCCGATCTGATGGCGAGCCTGAACATGCGCACCCTGGTGGTCGGGGAGCAGCCCGAGGGCTACGACGTCGGCGACGCCTACCACCACATCCTGATGCGGATCCTGGTCGCCGCGCGGGCCAACGGGATCGCCGCGATCGACGGGCCGTTCCTCAAGGTGCGCGACGTCGTCGCGTTCCGCCGGGTGGCGGGCCGGTCGGCGGCGCTGGGCTATGACGGCAAGTGGGTGCTGCACCCGGATCAGATCGAGGCGGGCAACGAGTTGTTCAGCCCTCGCCAGGAGGCCTACGACCACGCCGAGCTGATTCTCGAGGCCTACGAATGGCATACCTCGCAGGCCGGTGGCCTCAGGGGCGCGGTGATGCTCGGCGACGAGATGATCGACGAGGCCAGCCGCAAGATGGCGCTCGTCATCGCGGGCAAGGGGCGCGCCGCGGGTATGCAGCGCACCGGCGAACGGTTCACCCCGCCGGACTAG
- a CDS encoding DUF4190 domain-containing protein, whose translation MTSSDNDPRPAESSDSAPSGSEPPSAGHEAPPIESTPDAPEPSLDDTPAHGYPPSPAYSPPTYVPPTPATGFPPPGDLASPPYPPPPPGFGPPPSAGPPPYPPQGYGQPIYGPPGYPPPGFGGPAYPPPPPPYGDYSGGYPGADYGYGAPAQQGNNGLAVGSLVTSLVAIPLIFACFAGTVASIVAIVLGIIALNQIKTTGQSGKEMAIAGTAIGAFGLVISLVLVVIVAAAGV comes from the coding sequence ATGACAAGTTCGGACAACGACCCCCGTCCGGCCGAATCCTCCGATTCCGCGCCGAGCGGCTCCGAGCCGCCCTCGGCCGGCCACGAAGCGCCCCCGATCGAGAGCACCCCGGACGCGCCCGAACCGTCTCTGGACGACACCCCTGCGCACGGCTACCCACCGTCGCCGGCCTACAGCCCGCCCACTTATGTACCTCCGACGCCTGCGACCGGATTCCCGCCGCCCGGCGACCTCGCCTCACCCCCGTATCCCCCGCCGCCACCCGGTTTCGGGCCGCCCCCGAGCGCGGGACCGCCGCCCTACCCCCCACAGGGATACGGCCAGCCGATTTACGGGCCGCCGGGATACCCGCCGCCCGGATTCGGCGGCCCCGCCTATCCGCCTCCGCCACCGCCCTATGGGGATTACTCCGGCGGCTACCCCGGTGCCGACTACGGCTACGGGGCACCGGCACAGCAGGGCAACAACGGGTTGGCCGTCGGCTCGCTGGTCACATCGCTGGTCGCGATCCCACTGATCTTCGCGTGCTTCGCGGGCACCGTCGCGTCGATCGTCGCGATCGTCCTCGGCATCATCGCGCTCAACCAGATCAAGACCACCGGCCAGTCCGGCAAGGAGATGGCCATCGCAGGCACCGCGATCGGCGCGTTCGGCCTGGTCATCTCGCTCGTCCTGGTGGTGATCGTCGCCGCCGCGGGGGTCTAG
- a CDS encoding general stress protein, translating into MTSPFQPGQNPGAPAPGPAAGRGRQAGLPTPPKGWPIGSYPTYAEAQRAVDYLSDQQFPVQQVTIVGVDLMQVERVTGRLTWPKVLGGGVLTGAWLGLFIGLILGFFSPNPWSALVTGLIAGVFFGLITSAIPYAMARGTRDFSSTLQLVAGRYDVLCDPQNAEKGRDLLARLTL; encoded by the coding sequence ATGACCAGCCCCTTCCAACCTGGACAGAATCCTGGCGCGCCTGCGCCCGGTCCCGCCGCGGGGCGGGGACGTCAGGCCGGCCTGCCCACGCCGCCCAAGGGTTGGCCTATCGGGTCCTATCCGACGTACGCCGAGGCGCAACGCGCCGTCGACTACCTCTCGGATCAACAGTTTCCCGTCCAGCAGGTGACCATCGTCGGCGTCGACCTGATGCAGGTGGAACGCGTCACGGGCAGGCTGACATGGCCGAAGGTGCTCGGCGGCGGCGTGCTGACCGGCGCGTGGCTGGGCCTGTTCATCGGACTGATCCTCGGGTTCTTCAGCCCGAATCCGTGGAGCGCGCTCGTCACGGGTCTGATCGCCGGTGTGTTCTTCGGTCTGATCACGTCCGCCATTCCTTACGCGATGGCGCGCGGCACAAGGGATTTCAGCTCGACACTGCAGTTGGTCGCCGGTCGCTACGACGTGCTCTGCGACCCGCAGAATGCCGAGAAGGGCCGGGATCTGCTGGCCCGCTTGACGCTCTGA
- a CDS encoding ABC transporter ATP-binding protein: protein MAEIVLDRLTKSYPDGTAAVRDVTLTVADGEFVILVSPSGCGKSTTLNMIAGLEEITSGEVRIGGQRVNERSPRDRDIAMVFQSFALYPHMTVRENIAFPLTLAKTGKHEIAQRVEQTAKTLDLTDVLDKKPTALSGGQRQRVAMGRAVVRDPQAFLMDEPLSNLDAKLRVQMRTEIARLHRRLGTTTVYVTHDQTEAMTLGDRVVVMRAGAVQQIGTPDELYRAPVNLFVAGFIGSPSMNFFPAALTELGVRLPFGEIPLTGAVYERLVDHPSRHDLIVGVRPEHLADAAVIDAYARIGALVFDVTVEMVESLGADKYVYFGMDGPPADAAQLAEVAAEAGAEAYEFVARVPMRSAARSGATLRLALDPADVLIFDPRTGQNLSLPTGSA from the coding sequence ATGGCAGAGATCGTTCTGGACCGGCTGACGAAAAGTTACCCGGACGGTACGGCCGCGGTCAGGGATGTGACGCTCACGGTGGCCGACGGTGAGTTCGTGATCCTGGTGAGCCCGTCCGGGTGCGGTAAATCCACCACGCTGAACATGATCGCGGGGCTGGAGGAGATCACCTCCGGAGAGGTGCGCATCGGCGGGCAGCGGGTCAACGAGCGCTCGCCGCGAGACCGGGACATCGCGATGGTGTTCCAGTCGTTCGCGCTGTATCCGCACATGACCGTCCGCGAGAACATCGCGTTCCCGCTGACTCTGGCCAAGACGGGTAAGCACGAGATCGCGCAGCGTGTCGAGCAGACCGCGAAAACCCTTGACCTGACCGATGTTCTGGACAAGAAGCCGACGGCACTGTCGGGCGGTCAGCGGCAGCGGGTGGCGATGGGCCGCGCCGTCGTGCGTGACCCGCAGGCGTTCCTGATGGACGAGCCGCTGTCGAATCTCGACGCGAAGCTGCGGGTGCAGATGCGCACCGAGATCGCGCGACTGCACAGGCGGCTGGGGACCACGACGGTATACGTCACGCACGACCAGACCGAGGCGATGACGCTCGGCGACCGGGTGGTCGTGATGCGGGCCGGTGCGGTCCAGCAGATCGGCACACCGGACGAGCTGTACCGCGCTCCGGTGAATCTGTTCGTGGCCGGCTTCATCGGCTCACCGTCGATGAACTTCTTCCCGGCTGCGCTCACCGAACTCGGGGTGCGGCTGCCGTTCGGCGAGATCCCGCTGACCGGTGCGGTGTACGAACGGCTGGTGGACCATCCGTCGCGACACGATCTGATCGTCGGGGTCCGGCCCGAGCATCTGGCCGATGCGGCGGTGATCGACGCGTACGCGCGGATCGGCGCGTTGGTGTTCGACGTGACGGTCGAGATGGTCGAGTCGTTGGGCGCCGACAAGTACGTGTACTTCGGGATGGACGGGCCGCCCGCCGATGCGGCGCAACTGGCCGAGGTCGCCGCGGAGGCCGGCGCCGAGGCGTACGAGTTCGTCGCGCGGGTGCCGATGCGGTCGGCCGCGCGTTCGGGTGCCACGTTGCGGTTGGCGCTCGACCCGGCGGATGTGCTGATCTTCGATCCCCGAACCGGTCAGAATCTCTCGCTCCCAACGGGTTCGGCATGA
- a CDS encoding suppressor of fused domain protein has translation MSDVVAAVRAHLIEHFAARGVTAEPDQASVTFLGADRIDVLRFAGPGEGAVHYVSLGCSKQPMVDPAEMIADPVQGPRAEVVVALRGPSPAGLSRSLAVVAAAPAVEGLVLAPDALVDLEMPLWEGAPFTAFLLGRSDIDDVVLPEPLSPVVVLSAVPITATEAAWVRLKGAEAMREAWVQDGVDPTDPRRRAANPT, from the coding sequence ATGAGCGACGTCGTCGCCGCGGTTCGCGCGCATCTGATCGAGCACTTCGCCGCCCGCGGCGTCACCGCCGAACCGGACCAGGCCAGCGTCACCTTCCTCGGTGCGGACCGGATCGACGTGCTGCGCTTCGCCGGTCCGGGAGAAGGTGCGGTGCACTATGTCTCGCTCGGCTGCTCGAAACAGCCGATGGTCGACCCGGCCGAGATGATCGCCGACCCGGTGCAGGGGCCGCGCGCCGAGGTCGTGGTCGCGCTGCGCGGACCGTCGCCTGCGGGGCTGTCCCGATCCCTGGCGGTGGTGGCGGCAGCACCGGCCGTCGAGGGTCTGGTGCTGGCGCCCGATGCGTTGGTGGATCTGGAGATGCCGCTGTGGGAGGGCGCTCCGTTCACGGCTTTTCTGTTGGGGCGCAGCGACATCGACGATGTGGTGTTGCCGGAGCCGCTGTCGCCGGTGGTGGTGCTCTCGGCGGTGCCGATCACCGCGACCGAAGCCGCCTGGGTACGGCTGAAGGGCGCGGAGGCGATGAGGGAGGCGTGGGTGCAGGACGGGGTCGACCCGACGGACCCACGGCGGCGAGCCGCCAATCCAACGTGA
- the corA gene encoding magnesium/cobalt transporter CorA: MAAFRALPPRPPRLVHKARLHKPEPAGPGPEVPVSDAVVDCGVYCDGRRLPGDYSPAAALAKVCAIRDEGRPAFVWIGLHEPDERQMHTVAEVFGLHELAVEDAVHAHQRPKLERYDDMLFLVLKTVVYVEHESIANAREIVETGEVMIFVGDGFVITVRHGEHSALSGVRKRLEAAPDNLAHGPCAVMHAIADHIVDTYLEVTVLIEHDIDAMEEDIFSPGTQTDIGSIYLLKREVVELRRAVGPLTTDLQRIGTEHADLIDREVRQYMRDVLDHTIKASERIASYDELLSSLVQAAFGKVAMQQNVDMRKISAWVAIAAVPTAMAGIYGMNFANMPELNWTFGYPLVLLIMTTVCVVLYRNFRHNNWL; the protein is encoded by the coding sequence ATGGCCGCATTCCGAGCGTTGCCTCCCCGTCCGCCGCGGCTGGTGCACAAGGCCCGGCTGCACAAGCCTGAGCCCGCCGGACCGGGTCCCGAGGTCCCGGTCAGCGACGCCGTCGTCGACTGCGGTGTGTACTGCGACGGACGGCGACTGCCGGGCGACTACTCCCCCGCGGCGGCGCTGGCGAAGGTGTGCGCGATCAGGGACGAGGGCCGTCCCGCGTTCGTCTGGATCGGCCTGCACGAACCCGACGAACGTCAGATGCACACCGTCGCCGAGGTGTTCGGGTTGCACGAACTCGCCGTCGAGGACGCGGTGCACGCGCATCAGCGCCCGAAGCTCGAACGCTACGACGACATGTTGTTCCTGGTGCTCAAGACCGTGGTGTACGTCGAGCACGAGTCGATCGCCAACGCCCGCGAGATCGTCGAGACCGGCGAGGTGATGATCTTCGTCGGCGACGGCTTCGTCATCACGGTCCGGCACGGCGAACACAGCGCGCTCTCGGGCGTACGCAAACGCCTCGAAGCCGCCCCCGACAACCTCGCGCACGGTCCGTGTGCGGTGATGCACGCGATCGCCGACCATATCGTCGACACCTATCTCGAGGTCACCGTGCTGATCGAGCACGACATCGACGCGATGGAGGAGGACATCTTCTCCCCCGGGACACAGACCGACATCGGCAGCATCTATTTGCTCAAGCGCGAAGTCGTGGAACTGCGCCGCGCGGTCGGCCCACTGACCACCGATCTGCAACGCATCGGCACCGAGCACGCCGACCTGATCGACCGCGAGGTCCGCCAGTACATGCGCGACGTGCTCGACCACACCATCAAAGCCTCCGAGCGCATCGCCAGCTACGACGAGCTGCTCAGCTCGCTGGTGCAGGCCGCGTTCGGCAAGGTCGCGATGCAGCAGAACGTCGACATGCGCAAGATCTCCGCGTGGGTCGCGATCGCCGCGGTGCCGACCGCGATGGCAGGCATCTACGGCATGAACTTCGCGAACATGCCCGAATTGAACTGGACGTTCGGATACCCGCTGGTGCTGCTGATCATGACGACCGTGTGCGTCGTGCTCTACCGCAACTTCCGGCACAACAACTGGCTGTAG
- a CDS encoding NAD(P)-dependent malic enzyme, which yields MAEQVRTPQVVVDDNEIFEAHEGGKLSIGLKSPLDTQRALSIAYTPGVAQVSRAIAADKTLARRYTWANRLVAVVSDGSAVLGLGDIGAAASLPVMEGKSALFKTFGGLDSIPIVLDTKDPDEIVETLIRLRPTFGAVNLEDISAPRCFEIERRVIEALDCPVMHDDQHGTAIVVLAALLGAVKVLDRDLRSLKVVVSGAGAAGVACTNILLNSGITDIVVLDSKGIVENGRGDLNSFKAELAGRTNPRGLTGGVAEALDGADVFLGVSAGLVPEELIATMAPNGIVFALSNPDPEIHPDAARKYAAVVATGRSDFPNQINNVLAFPGVFRGALDAGARRITEKMKVAAAEAIFSVVGDDLTVDHIVPSALDPRVGPAVAAAVAAASED from the coding sequence GTGGCTGAACAGGTTCGCACGCCCCAGGTTGTCGTCGATGACAACGAGATCTTCGAAGCGCACGAGGGCGGCAAGCTCTCCATCGGTCTGAAATCCCCACTGGACACGCAGCGCGCACTGTCGATCGCCTACACCCCCGGTGTGGCGCAGGTCAGCCGCGCCATCGCCGCCGACAAGACGCTGGCCAGGAGGTACACCTGGGCCAACCGGCTGGTCGCGGTGGTCAGCGACGGCAGCGCCGTGCTGGGCCTCGGCGACATCGGCGCGGCCGCCTCACTGCCGGTGATGGAAGGCAAGAGCGCACTGTTCAAGACGTTCGGCGGCTTGGACTCGATCCCGATCGTGCTCGACACCAAGGACCCCGACGAGATCGTCGAGACGCTGATCCGCCTGCGCCCGACGTTCGGGGCGGTGAACCTGGAGGACATCTCGGCGCCCCGCTGCTTCGAGATCGAGCGGCGTGTCATCGAGGCCCTCGACTGCCCGGTCATGCACGACGACCAGCACGGTACGGCGATCGTCGTGCTCGCCGCGCTGCTCGGTGCGGTGAAGGTGCTCGACCGCGACCTGCGGTCGCTGAAGGTCGTGGTGTCCGGTGCCGGTGCCGCCGGCGTCGCCTGCACCAACATCCTGCTCAACTCCGGCATCACCGACATCGTGGTGCTCGACAGCAAGGGCATCGTCGAGAACGGCCGCGGCGACCTGAACTCGTTCAAGGCCGAGCTGGCCGGACGGACCAACCCGCGCGGGCTGACCGGTGGGGTCGCCGAGGCTCTCGACGGCGCCGACGTGTTCCTGGGGGTGTCGGCCGGGCTGGTTCCCGAGGAGCTCATCGCGACGATGGCGCCCAACGGCATCGTGTTCGCGCTGTCCAACCCCGACCCGGAGATCCACCCGGACGCCGCGCGGAAGTACGCGGCCGTCGTCGCCACGGGCCGCAGTGACTTCCCGAACCAGATCAACAACGTGCTGGCCTTCCCGGGCGTGTTCCGCGGTGCGCTCGACGCCGGTGCGCGCCGGATCACCGAGAAGATGAAAGTTGCTGCGGCCGAGGCGATCTTCTCGGTCGTGGGTGACGATCTGACCGTCGACCACATCGTGCCGAGCGCGCTGGATCCGCGGGTCGGACCGGCCGTCGCGGCCGCGGTGGCCGCCGCATCCGAGGACTGA
- a CDS encoding glycine betaine ABC transporter substrate-binding protein — protein sequence MGLSRTRAPRRLRPAALLVAVGILAGCGGPAAPPSIPVGASADPEAQLVAQLYVAALRYYGNPAHVQSAEDLLSGLDAGEIRVAPGFTGRLLAQLAPESAARSDEQVYRTLLSALPEGIAAGDYTTSAQDKPALAVAERTAEEWGDPDIAAVARDCPGLTVGATDDRHPARIGSCELGAPREFADDDAMFDALRGGQIDAAWTSTAASDVPAEAVVLSDKTSLIRAENLVPLYRRNELSESQVLALNEIAGVLDTGSLADMRRQVAEGTEPGLVAGRWLEQHPLGVGN from the coding sequence ATCGGGCTGAGCCGCACGCGCGCCCCGCGCCGGCTGCGGCCGGCCGCGCTGCTGGTCGCCGTCGGCATCCTCGCGGGCTGTGGCGGGCCGGCGGCACCGCCGTCGATCCCGGTCGGCGCATCCGCTGATCCGGAGGCGCAGCTCGTCGCGCAGCTGTACGTCGCGGCGCTGCGGTACTACGGAAATCCCGCGCATGTGCAATCCGCCGAGGATCTGCTCAGCGGGCTCGACGCCGGCGAGATCCGCGTCGCGCCCGGGTTCACCGGGCGGTTGCTCGCACAGCTGGCACCGGAGTCGGCGGCGCGCTCGGACGAGCAGGTGTACCGCACGCTGCTCTCGGCGTTGCCGGAAGGCATCGCGGCGGGGGACTACACCACCTCGGCGCAGGACAAGCCCGCACTCGCGGTCGCGGAGCGCACCGCCGAGGAGTGGGGTGACCCCGACATCGCCGCGGTGGCCCGCGACTGTCCGGGGCTGACGGTGGGGGCGACCGATGACCGTCACCCGGCCCGCATCGGCAGCTGCGAGCTGGGGGCCCCGCGTGAGTTCGCGGACGACGACGCGATGTTCGACGCGCTGCGCGGCGGGCAGATCGATGCGGCGTGGACCTCGACCGCGGCCTCGGATGTGCCGGCGGAGGCGGTGGTGTTGTCGGACAAGACGTCGCTGATCCGCGCCGAGAACCTGGTGCCGCTGTACCGGCGCAACGAGCTGTCCGAATCGCAGGTGCTCGCGCTCAACGAGATCGCCGGCGTGCTCGACACCGGATCCCTGGCCGATATGCGCAGGCAGGTCGCCGAGGGCACCGAGCCGGGCCTGGTGGCGGGCCGGTGGCTGGAGCAGCACCCGCTCGGCGTCGGCAACTAG
- a CDS encoding SDR family NAD(P)-dependent oxidoreductase: MQGFAGKVAVVTGAGSGIGQALAVELGRSGALVAISDVDTEGLAATEQRLKAIGAHVKSDRLNVTERETFLQYADEVAEHFGKVNQIYNNAGIAFTGDIEITQFKDFERVMDVDFWGVVNGTKAFLPHLIASGDGHVVNVSSVFGLFSVPGQAAYNSAKFAVRGFTEALRQEMALAGHPVKVSCVHPGGIKTAIARNASAAEGLDPEALAKTFDKKLASTTPEKAAQVILDGVRKNKARILIGNDAKMFEVLIRALGAGYQSVFPKAVARLTPPAK; this comes from the coding sequence ATGCAGGGCTTCGCGGGGAAGGTAGCCGTCGTGACCGGCGCCGGTTCCGGTATCGGGCAGGCGCTTGCGGTCGAACTCGGCCGCTCCGGCGCACTGGTCGCCATCAGCGACGTCGACACCGAGGGCCTGGCCGCCACCGAGCAGCGCCTCAAGGCCATCGGCGCCCACGTGAAAAGCGACCGGCTCAACGTCACCGAACGTGAGACGTTCCTGCAGTACGCCGACGAGGTCGCCGAGCATTTCGGCAAGGTCAACCAGATCTACAACAACGCGGGTATCGCGTTCACCGGCGACATCGAGATCACCCAGTTCAAGGACTTCGAGCGGGTGATGGACGTCGACTTCTGGGGCGTCGTCAACGGCACCAAGGCATTTCTTCCGCACCTGATCGCCTCCGGCGACGGGCACGTCGTCAACGTCTCATCGGTGTTCGGACTGTTCTCGGTGCCCGGGCAGGCCGCCTACAACTCGGCGAAGTTCGCCGTCCGCGGCTTCACCGAGGCGCTGCGCCAGGAGATGGCGCTGGCCGGGCATCCGGTCAAGGTGTCGTGCGTGCACCCCGGCGGCATCAAGACCGCGATCGCCCGCAACGCGTCGGCCGCCGAAGGACTCGACCCCGAGGCGCTGGCCAAGACGTTCGACAAGAAGCTCGCCAGCACCACGCCGGAGAAGGCCGCTCAGGTGATCCTCGACGGCGTCCGCAAGAACAAGGCCCGCATCCTGATCGGCAACGACGCGAAGATGTTCGAGGTCCTGATCCGTGCGCTCGGCGCCGGGTACCAGAGCGTCTTCCCGAAGGCCGTCGCCCGGCTGACACCGCCGGCGAAGTAA
- a CDS encoding DUF732 domain-containing protein, translated as MKLTYPAVAAAVASAAVAMATLSAPPAQADSTTDAFLSTLAHYRLGDIDPATAVRVGETVCPMLAEPGQNAANVAADVADALGRPLGPATMFTGLAISIFCPRAVNAMTDGVPFSFLR; from the coding sequence ATGAAGTTGACGTACCCGGCCGTCGCGGCCGCGGTGGCCTCGGCCGCCGTCGCGATGGCCACGCTGTCCGCCCCGCCCGCCCAGGCAGACTCGACCACCGATGCGTTCCTGTCCACGCTGGCGCACTACCGGCTCGGTGACATCGATCCGGCCACCGCCGTGCGGGTCGGTGAAACCGTCTGTCCGATGCTCGCCGAACCCGGTCAGAACGCCGCGAACGTCGCCGCCGACGTCGCCGACGCACTGGGCCGTCCGCTTGGTCCGGCCACCATGTTTACCGGACTGGCGATCTCGATCTTCTGCCCCAGGGCGGTCAACGCGATGACCGATGGGGTGCCGTTCTCGTTCCTGCGCTGA